A window of Fusarium oxysporum Fo47 chromosome II, complete sequence genomic DNA:
ACAAGCCTTGATGGGCATACCAGTGCAGTGGAAGCCCATGGGAAAGAGGGCTCGCTTTCCCTGCATGCGTGCAACACCAGCGGCGAATTCAACCTTGCTGACAGAGAAAGAGTGACCAGCGTGAAGAGTTCCGTTCATGTAAGGGTAGGCCATGCATCCAAAGAACTTGGGCTGCTGCTCCCGAAGTTCGGCGGCGGGAATGGAGTGGAGAGGCACCTCATCCGTGGTGGGTGCATTAGCTTCGAAGACTTTGTCGTCCTGCCATTTCTGTTGATATTTCTTCTCGAGTGCGACCAGAGTGTCTCGCTTCTCGGTCTGCTCATAGTTAGAGTGGCCACTTGAAAACGGTGAAGGAAGTTGGACCTGCACCTTTGagctccttggtcttggagatgttgagagCCTCCATGGCCTTGGGAACAGAATCGGTAGAAGCCATAGTCGCAAATGGACGAGACCtgtgaagaaagagaaaataTTGTCAGTTTTTCCCCTGAATAGTATGTTGAAATATGAAGGTTGAGTGAATAATACGCACTTCGAAATTCCGTGGAAATTTTTGAGTCACTGTTTGGAAGGGATTGAATCggacttgagaaggaggggtGAAAATCGCGGGGCACACTCGTAGTGCGTCAAGGTGGCTAGTGAGTGGGCGGTTTTTGTGGCGGTGATGTGGCGCCTATTGGAGATTCTCCAACACTAACGACATTCCTCATGCGAAGCTTCATGTCTTGAACCATTGAGTCACTCGAGGTCGGAAGCGACTTAATCACAATGTTTCCCACGCTGATCAGACGTATggcctcatcttcaaaggatagtcttctcaagaaggctCCTCTGACGGTGGCAACCAACCCTTACAAGGCCCGAAAAGTGTGGCCTCCGAACTTCAAGCAACTTACTGTCCAGCAACAACTCCGgtttgagaagaagtacAAACGTCGCATTATCCTAGCAAGTCGAGCACCGCGATGGGTGAAATTTGTCAAGACTGCTCAGCTCCTGACGATTGTTGGTAAGATTATTCTCATGCAATCATTTCCGGGCTCTTATCTAACTCAAGTTCCAGCTGCACTGATCTGGATCTGCTTCTACTCCGAGTTCGAATGGTGGGGTCAGAAGTATAAACCTTCTGAAGAGGTTCGTACATATGATTATAGAAGAACCAAGAACTACTAACGCCATCGTTAGATTCGTAAGAAGACACAATATCTATTCGGCACAGTCGATCCCGAGAAGCGATACGAACGACGACCAGATGCGCCGCCTTTCCATCCCCCAAAGGACGAGCCAGAATCAAAATAGTGTATTCTTTATGTATATTATTCAATACTTGGAGTTGGGCGTTAGTCTCGTAGAGTCGAAACATATATGGATATCTCAACAGGCAGACACATCTTGTAATCCGCTCTATCATGCATTTCATTCGTCGCTCTGAATAGTCGTAACCTTCATCGCCCAGTCCAAGCAAAGTTGGCACCCATACCAAGTCCACTTCCCAGACCAGTAGGTCCTCTGCCTTCGTTCACAGGTCTCTTCGCGACCGTTCCTTGCGCCTTTACCCCTGAGACAATGCGATCCAGATTTGTCTCTATTACCACGCCCCCTATTATCATTTCCGATAAGGTAGAGTGCAGGGTTTCGAAGTTGAAGATCAAGTCCAGCTCACAGACATTCTCGAAGAGCTTGTCAAGGGCCTCCACGTAGACTTGAATCAGATCGATAAGGGCAAGCGGCGATTCGGTCGATGTGGAGATGACGATGAAATAAAGGGTCGCATAGTTGCGATATGTTACTAGTGTTGGAACATCGTTCTGTTCTTCCGAGGAGGTGTGGGAGGTGCCCGAAGCGGCGAGCAGAGGTGGAAGGGGTAGGAAGTTGCAAGATCCGGCCGGTCGATTCGAGACGAGTGTAAATATTTCGGAGATAAGGCGCTGTTGTATACTCGTTTCCTATGAGGCGCATCTGAGTTTCTGGCAACAAAGCTGGAGGGGGACAAAGCATACCAATTGGGTATAGAACTTGGTCAAACGAGGCTGACCTTGGCCGTTGAAGACCAGAAAGGCATTTATCATGATGAAGGACAGGCGCTCTTCATTCCCTCACTCGAATCAATGTAGATGACCTAGTGTAGGTAGGCAAGGTTTGGGTTTCGTATGGTATTGTAGGTAGGTTGAAGCGGTAGATGGTGGGGCATGTGTCTGTAATGAAGACGCGGAGCTGATGACGGGATGCGGGAGCTGCAATCCCGGTACGTACCTCCACTGACGAAATTCATGGTGCAATTGGTCAGTCCCACCTGGCAGCTGCACTTATCCAGACCGCGGGGAGCTTGGTTGCTTCAATTCGTTCATCTTCTGAATAACAGCAATTGACCGAGCTCGTCACCGCGAATGCTATTCTGGTTTTCATTTACGGGCCCTTTCTAACCATTCAATACTATAGTCAGGACGCAATTTCTGAAAGTTGATCTTCTAACAAACAAAATGTCCCGACAAATCGCATTTCAAGCTTCCCGCTTGGCTTCGCGAACGATCCGCTCTTCAACACCCATCTGCCGCTCAAGCTTCCGTATCGCTCCTGCAATCACACACCTTTCCATCCGATCTACCCTTTCGCAAAAATGCTTCTCGACTACGGTTTCCATCAAACGGGGTATCATGCCTGATACGGAGAATCCTGCCAAGCCTTTGAACGAAGCCGAAGAGATCCATCAGAATGCTGTTGTGGCCGATATTACGGAGCAAGAGTACCATGACCTTGCGGACGAGTACCTCGATAATGTTGTCGGGAAGTTTGAGGAACTCCAGGATCAGCGAGAAGACATCGACGTCGACTTCTCAGTACGTATAACTGATGCGATCATCGTCCAACCCCATCTGATACATTTATCTACAGGCTGGAGTCCTCAGCATCAGTTGGCCTGACAAGGGCACatacatcatcaacaaacaGCCCCCCAATAAGCAGATCTGGCTGTCGTCTCCCATCTCTGGCCCTAAGCGCTACGACTGGTGCCTCGTTGGCGAGGGCCAGAACGAGAAAGAGGGCACAGCTGTGGGTGACTGGATCTACGTTCGTGATG
This region includes:
- a CDS encoding AP complex, mu/sigma subunit gives rise to the protein MINAFLVFNGQGQPRLTKFYTQLETSIQQRLISEIFTLVSNRPAGSCNFLPLPPLLAASGTSHTSSEEQNDVPTLVTYRNYATLYFIVISTSTESPLALIDLIQVYVEALDKLFENVCELDLIFNFETLHSTLSEMIIGGVVIETNLDRIVSGVKAQGTVAKRPVNEGRGPTGLGSGLGMGANFAWTGR
- a CDS encoding ferroxidase, yielding MSRQIAFQASRLASRTIRSSTPICRSSFRIAPAITHLSIRSTLSQKCFSTTVSIKRGIMPDTENPAKPLNEAEEIHQNAVVADITEQEYHDLADEYLDNVVGKFEELQDQREDIDVDFSAGVLSISWPDKGTYIINKQPPNKQIWLSSPISGPKRYDWCLVGEGQNEKEGTAVGDWIYVRDGSSLNQVFSEELGVDIDVPSEE